Below is a window of Lacrimispora xylanolytica DNA.
GAATTTCAGAAGATGTATCCAGGCGTAACAATTACATACGAAGGAATCACCAGTTATGCGGATGACATTATTACCAGACTTACTACAGGAGATTGGGGCGATATCTGCATGGTTCCTACTCAGATCGATAAGAATGAACTTAAAAATTATTTTCTTCCTTTTGGAGATATCACAGAACTGGAAAAGAAGTACGTTATGCTGAATAACTATTCCTATAAAAATGTGGTCTATGGAATTCCGTCTATGGGAAATGTGCAGGGAATTGTATATAACAAAAAGGTTTTTACAGATGCAGGGATTACGGAGCTTCCCAAAACGCCCGACGATTTTCTGGCTGCCTTACAGAAAATCAAGGACAATACAGACGCGATTCCCATGTATACCAATTTCGCAGCAAACTGGACGATGACGGCCTGGGATGCCTATATTACAGGATCTGCCACTGGAGATCCGGACTTTGCCAACACCGAACTGCTTCACAGCAAAAATCCATTTGAAAAGCGGGCGGATATGACAGGACCTTATGCGGTTTATTACGTTTTATATGAGGCTGTGAAACGGGGACTGACGGAAGAAGATCCAACCACAACGGACTGGGAGGGAAGCAAGGGCATGATGAACAGCGGTAAGATCGCGACCATGGCACTGGGCTCCTGGTCTGTAGTCCAGATGCAGGGGGCGGGAGATCATGGGGATGATATCGGGTATATGCCATTTCCTATCACGGTGAATGGAAAACAATATGTTTCTGCAGCTCCTGATTATAATTATGGGATTAATGTAAACAGCAGCCAGGATAATCAGATTGCTTCCATGCTTTACATCAAATGGCTTACGGAAAAATCCAAGTTTGCCTACGACCAGGGCGGAATTCCTATTTGCGTAGGAGAAAAGTATCCTGACGTCTATAAGATGTTTGATGGAATTGAATTAGTCATCGATAACCCGGCTCCAGAGGGAGAGGAGACACTGTACAATGATATCAACAATGATTCTGAAGTAGGACTTAACGTATCTCCCGATGGAGTTTCTAAAATCCTGGAAGCAGCCACAACCGGTTCTCCGACTCTTGATGAGATTATGGCTGACTGGAATGCCAGATGGACTGCTTCCCAGAAAAAGTTCGGAGCGATCCAATAGGAGGAGACAGCTTTGGGTAAAAAATCGAACATGGCGGCCCATGTGGTGAAATGGCTCCAAAAGGGGAAAGTGAACCGGTGGCTTGTCATCCTGACATTTATGTTTATACCTGTATTCCTGCTTTTGGTATTTACCTATATTCCTTTTGTGAAAATGATGGGCTTTAGCTTTTTCGATATGAAGTACATTGGAAAAAGGGAATATGTAGGAATACAAAATTACCTGGATGTGTTCCAAAGAGATGATTGCTTTAAAGCATTGAGACTGAGCTTTTACTACATAGGGGCATGCTTTGTTCAGATGTCCCTGGCTCTTTACTTTGCATCGGTACTCAGTACTAATATCCGGTGTGGTAATTTGTTTAAGGGGTTTATGTTTTTTCCATATCTCATCTGTGGAATCGCAGTCGGTTTTATTTTTAAGTTTTTCTATACCAGAGGGTTTGTTTTCGATACCGTCCTTTCCTGGTTCGGCTTTACACAGGATCAGTTGCCTTACTGGCTGAAAGATACGCGGATCAATAATATTTCCATAGCGGCTACCTCGATATGGCGGTACATGGGGCAGAACATGGTTTTATTTATCGGTGCCATTATGTCTGTGGATTCCACCATGTATGAGGCGGCTGCCATTGACGGGGCAGATGAATGGAAAAAATTCCGGTATATCGTATTTCCAAGCATTAAAACTGTAATTGTCCTCAATCTGATTCTATCTATTACTGGTTCCTTAAGCGCATTTGAACCGCCCTATGTCATCACCAACGGAAGCTTTGGAACCGCAACTTATTTTGTGGTCATGAATAAACTGGCTCATGAAAATCAAAAGGTAGGCCTGGCCTCTGCAATGGCTGTGATTTTACTTGTAATCATTTTGGCAGCTACTCTGTTCCAGAAACTTATTTTTAGATATTTCTTCGGAGAGGGAGAAGAGGAGTCCTGGCGGGAAAAGAGGATGAGGAGAAAAAGAGAAATGATCTCCCGAAAGGAGGGGGCTTAGTGAATCGTCATAAAGTAAAAAAACGATTATGGAAGGTCTTTCAATATCTGACTCTTATGGCGGGCGCTTTTGTATCCGTGACTCCTGTGGTGGTATGCGTCATAACTGCATGTAAGACAGAAAAAGAATATGCTTCCACCAATGTCATGACCCTTCCCGAAAACTGGCTGTATGGAGGGAATTTCATTCAGGCCTGGAATCAGGCAAACATGGCAACTGCATTTCGCAATTCCCTTGTGATTTTAGTATTTGTTCTCCTTGGTTCCGTGCTCACAGGTTCCATGCTTGCATACATATTGAACCGTTTTAAGTTTCTTGGAAATGGACTCATCAGGAATCTCTTTCTATTTGCCGCCATGCTTCCAGGAATCGCCATGCAGGTATCAGTCTATCAGCTGATGTATGAATTTCACTTAATTAATACGCTTACAGGGTACATTATTCTGATGATGGGAACCGATGTAATCTCCATCTACATCTTCATTCAGTTTTTTGAAAACATCCCCTTATCCTTAGATGAGTCTGCAATTATGGACGGCTGTACGTATTTCGGTGTATTTTTCCGGGTATTAATGCCCCTTTTAAAACCAGCCATCATAACGGTGATGATATTAAAAGGCGTTGGAACTTATAACGAATACTATATGGCAAACTTATATCTCCAGGATAAGAATCGTCTGGTAACCGTGGCTACGTCTCTGTATAAATTTACAGGGCCCCTGGGAAGCCAGTATAACTATATCTGCGCAGGTGTGATCATTACCTTGCTGCCGGCACTTTTTGTATTTATATTCTGTCAGAAACAAATATACAGCGGACTGACTCAGGGAGCAGTCAAAGGTTAGGAGGAAACCATGAAATTATATACACCTAAAATAAAGGCAATGCCATGGCAGGAGCCAGCAGGAACATGTACAGGAGCGCCAATCTGGCGCTATACGGAAAATCCTATTATCGGAAGAAATCCCATAGATCATGTGGCCAGGATATTTAATTCTGCCGTGATTCCCTATGAAAACAGCTTTATCGGTGTGTTTCGGGGAGAGCAGAACAATGGAATTCCCTATATTTATCTTGGCAGAAGCAATGACGGGATTCATTGGGAGTTTGAGGAAGAAAAGATTACCTTTGTGGATGAGGAGGGCCTTGAGTTCATGCCCAGATATGCCTATGATCCCCGTCTGGTGAAGGTGGAAGATACCTACTATATCATATGGTGTCAGGATTTTTACGGAGCTTCCATTGGTATGGCGAAAACACAGGATTTTAAGACATTTGTCAGGCTTGAAAATCCCTTTCTTCCATTTAACCGGAATGCCGTCTTATTTCCCAGAAAGGTAAACGGGAATTTTATGATGCTTTCCCGTCCCAGTGACAGCGGTCATACCCCTTTTGGAGATATCTTTCTAAGCGAGAGCCCGGATCTTGTTTACTGGGGAAAACACCGCCACGTAATGGGAAAGGGCAAGGAATGGTGGCAATCCTTAAAGATTGGTGGAGGTGCAGCTCCTATTGAGACCAATGAGGGCTGGCTCTTATTTTACCATGGGGTTTCCGGCACCTGCAATGGGTTCGTATACAGCATTGGAGGAGCTATTTTAGATATTGACAATCCTTCCGTGGTCAAATACCGATGTGAAAATTTCCTTCTTACCCCTGAAACCTGGTATGAGGAACGGGGATTTGTGCCCAATGTCTGCTTCCCCTGTGCCACAATCTGTGACCCGGAGGATGGAAGAATAGCCATCTATTACGGCGCGGCAGACAGCTACGTGGCCCTGGCCTTTACAAGGGCAGAGGAAATAGTCACTTACATAAAAGAACATAGTGTTTTAACAGAAGAGGACCAGGAACCAGGAAGACGATAGCTGGGGCAGAAAGGGAGTAATACATGAAGGAAACGATGGCAGAAGAAATGAAGGAGCATCTGGAGACAAAGCTGCTCCCATTCTGGGAAGGGTTAAAGGATGAGGTGTATGGCGGCTATTACGGCTACGTGGGCCATGACCTTAAGGTGGATGAAAAGGCAGATAAGGGAGTTATCTTAAACAGCAGGATATTATGGTTCTTTTCCAATGCTTCTATGACTTTAAAGCGAAAAGACCTTCTGGAATATGCGGATCATAGTTTTCGGTTCCTAAAAAATTTCTGTCTGGACCGGGCAGAAGGAGGGGTGTACTGGTCGGTATCCTACGATGGAAAGCCGGTGGACCGGACAAAACACACCTATAATCAGGCATTTGCCGTCTACGCCCTTTCCTCCTATTATGATGCCTCTGGGCAGCCAGAGGCGTTGGGCCTTGCTTACGATCTTTTTGACCAGATCGAGCATTCCTTCCGGTCTTTAGATGGTTATGGGGAAGCTTACGATGCTTCCTTCCACCCTATCAGTAATGATAAGCTTTCAGAGCACGGAGTTATGGCAGAAAGAACCATGAACACGCTGCTTCATCTGCTGGAGGCGTATACAGAGCTTTACCGTGTAGACCATGCTCCCAGAGTGGCAAAAACCCTAAGGCATCTTTTAGATGTATTTGAAAGCCATGTGTTTCATTCCGAAAAAAAGAGGCTGGAGGTATTTTTTGACAATGACTGGAAATCTCTTTTAGATCTTCATTCCTATGGTCATGACATAGAGGCTTCCTGGCTCATTGACCGTTGTACTGAAATGCTGGGAGATTTGGAGTATCAAAAGAGAATGGAGCCATTGACCAGAATGCTGGCAGAACAGGTCTATGAGCTGGCTTATAAAGACCATAGCCTATTAAATGAATGTGAAAATGGCAGAGCGGATGAAGACCGGATCTGGTGGGTTCAGGCAGAGGGCGTGGTGGGATTTTTAAATGCCTCTAAGAAGCAGCCGGAGGATTCCAGGTTTCTTAAAGCCGCAGAGGATATGTGGAGCTACATAAAGAACCGGCTGGTGGACCAAAGACCTGGGTCAGAATGGTTTTACCGGATTTGTGGAGGGGAAGCACCTTCCGGTGACGATCCTCTGGTGGAGCCTTGGAAATGCCCTTACCACAATGGAAGGATGTGCATGGAAGCCATAAAGAGACTTGGCATCCTTCACCCGCGGTATGAAGTGGAAAAAAACAGACAGGAGCAGTTAATTGGCAGGAGGAATGAAAAGACGGATTGGTATAATGGCATCTTAGACCGGTATAAATACCCGGTCCTGACCAGGGACCATGTGCCTCTTACCTGGAGATATGATGTTAACTGGAACACCAATCCTTATTTCATGGAGCGTCTCGGTATCAATGCAGTGATGAATGCGGGGGCCATTGAATTAAATGGAATGTATTATCTCATTGCAAGGGTGGAAGGAAATGACCGGAAGTCATTTTTTGCGGTAGCAGAAAGCAAGAATGGAATTGATGGTTTCCGTTTCTTAGAAGAACCGGTCACCCTTCCTGACACTTGCCCGGAAGAAACTAATGTGTATGATATGAGGCTGACAAAGCATGAGGACGGCTGGATTTACGGAGTATTCTGCTCAGAAAGCCACGACTCGACTTCTTCTGATTTATCAAGAGCAGTGGCCCAGGCAGGTATTGTCAGAACAAAGGATTTAAAAACCTGGGAGCGGCTTGATAATCTTAAAACGCTTCGTTCCCCCCAGCAGCGCAATGTCATGCTCCACCCTGAGTTTGTAGAGGGCTGTTACGGGTTTTATACAAGACCCATGGATGACTTTATTGAGACTGGAAGCGGCGGTGGAATTGGCTTTGGCCTTTGCAAAGATATCTGCCACGGAGTGATAGACGAAGAGATTATCACCAGCAGACGCCGTTATCATACTATAACAGAAGCAAAAAATGGAGCAGGGGCTGTTCCCATAAAAACACCGGCAGGCTGGATCCATATCGCTCACGGCGTCAGGAATACGGCAGCAGGGCTCAGATATGTTCTCTATGCCTTTGCAACGGATTTAAAAGAGCCATCTAAAGTCATAGCAGAGCCATCTGGCCTTCTACTTGGACCAAGAGGAGAGGAACGGGTAGGAGATGTCTCCAATGTGGTATTTACCAATGGGGCAATTGTTCGTGAAAATGGAGAAGTATATCTTTATTATGCCTCTTCAGATACCAGAATCCATGTGGCTGTCACCACTGTGGAGAAGCTAATGGATTATGTGTTTTCTACGCCTTTGGACCCTTTAAGGAGTGCGGATTGTGTGAGGCAGAGAATTGCCCTGATTCACAAAAATAAGGAGCTGATTAGGTATGAATGAGAAGCTGTTTCTAAAAGCGGACCACCCCTTTTTACAGTACTGCGGCAGAATCGGAAGGGATGACAAGGGGCGGCCGGAATTTATTTATCCCTGCAGTTTTGTAAGGCTGGAATTTATAGGAGCCTCTGTTGAAGTGGAACTGGAGAACCATTCCGTATACTGGGATAATTACATTGGCTGGATTCTAGATGGAGACCAACAAAAAGCAAAACTTCCCAGGGAAGGAAAAACCAGTCTGTGTCTGGGAAAGGAACTGGGAGAGGGCAGGCACAGCCTGTTGCTGTTCAAGCGTCAGGATTCCTGCCATACCATTTCCTTAGAGGGGTTCCTACTGCCAGAGGGTGGTTTTCTCGTGGAACCAGAGCCTCTGCCCAAACGGAGAATTGAGGTTTACGGGGATTCTGTCAGTGCAGGAGAAGTATCAGAGGCCACTGATTATGTGGGAAAAGCAGATCCGGTTCATCAGGGAGAGTACTCCAATAGCTGGTACTCTTATGCCTGGATGACGGCAAGAAAGCTTCATGCCTTGATCCATAACATCTCCCAGGGCGGAATTGCCCTTAGAAATGGAACTGGCTGGTTTGAAGCTCCAAGGCCCATTGGTATGGAGTGGGTCTATGATAAGGTTCAATACCAACCGACCATAGGAAGAACCAGCCTATGGGATTTTAAGGCCTATCAACCTCATGTGGTCATCATCGCTCTGGGACAAAATGACAGCCACCCAATGGATTTTATGAAGGAAGATTATGATGGTCAGAAAGCAATGGAATGGAAGGCCCACTACACCTGTTTCATTCAGAAGTTAAGAGAGCTCTATCCACAGGCATATCTAATCCTGACCACAACCATACTCTGCCATCACCATAACTGGGACAGGGCAATAGAAGAGGTATGGGGCACACTTAAGGATGACCGTGTATCTCATTTTCTTTATAAGAGAAACGGTTGTGGAACTCAGGGACATATCAGGATTCCGGAATCAGAGGAAATGGCCGGAGAGCTGTCGGAGTATATCAATGGTTTAGGAGAAGAAATCTGGCGGGATGAATCTCAGGTTTGATGGTCATTTGATGGAGAGCAGATTATGACATATATAGATCAGTATGAATATTGGTGTACCAGTCCTTTGTTTTCCCATGAAATAAAAAAAGAGCTGGAAGCGATCAGAAATAAGAAAGAAGAAATCAGGAATCGCTTTTCAAAGGAATTGGAATTTGGCACCGGAGGAATCAGAGGAGTTATGGGGGCCGGAACCAACCGGATGAACCGGTATACGGTGGCGAGGGTGACTCAGGGACTAGCCAATTATCTTAAAGAGAATGGAAAATGGGAAAAGGGCGTTGGTATCGCCTATGATTCCAGACATATGTCCAGGGAATTTGCCGAGGAGACAGCCAGATGCCTGGCTGGAAACCAGATTCCGGTCTACTTGTTTTCCAGACTGACGCCTACTCCCTTACTTTCATTTTCTATTTTAAGCCTTTCTCTTGCCGCTGGTATTGTGATCACAGCCAGCCATAATCCACCGGAATACAACGGATATAAGGTATACTGGGACGATGGGGCCCAGATTACTTATCCAAAGGACGAGGAAATAGGACGATGTATCACCGGGATAAAGGATTACGGTTCCATCAAGAGACTTTCAATGGAAGAGGCAGAAGAAAAGGGACTGCTTCATTGGCTGGGAGATGAGCTGGAGGATGAGTATATAAAGGAAATGGAAGAATGGGTATCATCTCCCAAGGCTTTATTACAGGCCGCAAGTAAAGTGAATATTGTATACACGCCTCTTCATGGCACCGGGAATCTGCCGGTACGGCGATTGTTATCCCATCTGGGATTTACCAATGTGTTTACTGTTGAGGAGCAGATGGAACCAGACGGTGATTTTAAAACAGTAAAGACCCCGAACCCGGAAGAAGAAAGTGCCTTTGTGCTGGCTCTTAAGCTTGCAAAAAAAGCAGACGCTGATCTTGTTCTGGCTACGGACCCTGATGGAGACCGTATGGGTGTTTATGTAAGGGATGACCAAACCGGTAAGTACTGCCGTTTGACCGGGAATATGACCGGAATACTCATATGCAATTATCTTCTCTCAAGGAGAAAGGAAACAGGAAACCTCCCTTTAAACGGTGCCGTAATAAAAACCATTGTAACCACACAAATGGCAAGACCTCTGGCAGAGAAGTATAAAATGAAGCTGATTGAGGTTTTAACCGGGTTTAAGTACATAGGAGAGCAGATAAAATTCTTTGAAGAATCTGAGGAATTTACCTACCAGTTTGGCTTTGAGGAAAGCTGCGGCTGCCTGGTGGAGACCTGTGTCAGAGATAAGGACGCCATTTCAGCGGTCATGGTCTTGTGCGAGGCCGCGGCCTATTATAAGACAAAGGGCAGTTCTCTCTGGGAAGAATTAAATCAGCTATATGAAGAATTTGGCTATTATCAGGAGTGTCTGGAATCTGTAACCTTAAAAGGAGAAGATGGTCTGGCTCAAATGAATAAAATCATGGAGACCTTCCGAATCCATTCACCCGTTAGAGCAGGCGGATTTAAAATAATAAAAAAGGAAGATTATGAAACAGGAGAAGGGATATCAGAACGGTTCCCCAAGTCAAATGTATTACGCTTCCTCTTATCGGAGGATGCCTGGTTTGCCATCAGACCTTCTGGAACGGAGCCTAAAATCAAGTTTTATTTTGGAGTAAAAGGAAAATCATTTCAGGATGCAGACGAAAAGCTAAAAAGATTAAAGAAAGATATTTTAACCAGCATATAAAAGGGGGAGAAGGATGACATTACGTGGGATTCACTTGGAGAATCCAAGAGATATCATTCAGGCTGTTAAAAGGGTAAAAGAGGAAAAGCATGGGGTGCTGGCATTTCTTGGCGGTTCCATTACTCAGGGTTCCTTAGCCACAAAACCAGAAACCTGTTATGCTTATCTTGTATATGAGTGGTGGAAGAAAACATATCCTGATGCAAGTTTTACCTACATCAATGCTGGAATTGGGGGGACCAATTCCTTATTCGGTGCAGCCAGAGTTGAGGAAGATGTCCTTTCCTGTAATCCGGATTTTCTGATTCTTGATTTTTCGGTCAATGATGACAATACGGATTTTTTCATGGAAACATATGAAAGCCTGATTGTGCGTATTTTATCCCACTCTAAAAGGCCTGGAGTCATGGCTTTGTGCAATGCCTTTTATGAAGATGGAAGCTCGGCATTTGAGCGTCATAAGAAAGTGCTGGACCACTATTCCATCCCTTATGTTTCCGTAAGGGAAACTCTTTATCAGGATATATTAGACGGTAAGACAGCCATAAAAGATATAACTCCCGACGGGCTTCATCCCAATGACGAGGGACATAAAAAAATCGCTGATTTAATCACCATGGCGTTGGAGGAAATAAAAGGAATGGAGCCTGTATCCTCAGAGGAAACAGGTCAAGCCAATATACCAGTACCCCTAACTCCGTGCAGCTACCAATATGCCAGCCGAATCCAAAACAACATAACTCCGTTTCAGTGCAGGGGCTTTCTACCCGATGATTCTGTTAAATGCGGGGTAACCGATGTCTTTAAAAGAGGCTGGATCAGCCGACGCATGGGGGATCGTATTGTTTTTGAGACGGAAGGCAGCTGTCTTTTGGTACAATACCGAAGAACCATAAAGAGACCTGCGCCAGTGGCAGCAGCCTATGTTGATGGAGACAGGGATCATGGCGTGATTCTGGATGGAAACTTCGATGAGGAGTGGGGAGACTGTCTGGCTCTGACCACTCTCCTTCATCACGGAAAGCCGGGAAAGCATCTAGTAGAAATTAAGATTCTAAAAGGAGTGGAGGAAGAGGAAACGCTATTTTATCTGGTATCCATCATACAGTCTGGATCGGAACTTGAATTAAATACGCCCATGGACAGACACTCCCCGATGCAGTAAGATGGCAGTTCAGGCAGCACTTCAAATTGATGTTGCACTTTCAGGTAAGGCACCTGACGGAACGGTGAATCAGCCGGGATCGGGTAACTGATAAAATTTGATTGGTGAAATTGTGAAATTTATTTGTCAATCAGAAAAGTATTTACAGTTTTCTTACGGTTTCCCGGTTTCATTGCCAATTTTTTACAATTAATTTACATATCTTTACGGATACCTAAACTTTGTTGACTTGAAACCGATCCAGTTATATACTCTAGGCAAATCCAAATGCTAATGCATTGATAAGGAGGTCAAACCTATGAAAAAAAAGTATTTAGTAGTTACAGCACTATCTATGGCTTTATCGATAGGAAGCGCGATGTCTTCATTTGCGGCAGGATTTGTCACCACACCACAGGGAGTAAAGTACCAGTGGGGATCAGGGGATTATTGTACCAATAACTGGGTCAATTATAAAAGCCATTGGTTTTTCTTTGGCAATGACCAGCTTATGCGTACCGGGTGGATTCAAAGAGATAATACCTGGTATTATGCGTCTGATACCGGAGAGCTTCAGGGCGGAATTATGAAGATCAATGACAATGTCTATTACTTCAACACCAGTACCCTAAAAATGATGACTGGTCTAATTGATTACAACGGCAGTACACATTATTTTACGGAAAATGGAACCACAGACGGTGGTCCATACGTCTACACAGAATGGAACAGTGACGGATCCATCAGACGAGGTAAGAAGTTCCCTGTTCGTTAAACGGGACGCAAAGCCTCTTCAT
It encodes the following:
- a CDS encoding ABC transporter substrate-binding protein, translated to MMKVWKRIGAVGLAVVMGVSLAGCGGAKATATQAAKEEKADELPKFTDLKVGEDYKDIKADLRFITHKTDIIDTVFQDYIKEFQKMYPGVTITYEGITSYADDIITRLTTGDWGDICMVPTQIDKNELKNYFLPFGDITELEKKYVMLNNYSYKNVVYGIPSMGNVQGIVYNKKVFTDAGITELPKTPDDFLAALQKIKDNTDAIPMYTNFAANWTMTAWDAYITGSATGDPDFANTELLHSKNPFEKRADMTGPYAVYYVLYEAVKRGLTEEDPTTTDWEGSKGMMNSGKIATMALGSWSVVQMQGAGDHGDDIGYMPFPITVNGKQYVSAAPDYNYGINVNSSQDNQIASMLYIKWLTEKSKFAYDQGGIPICVGEKYPDVYKMFDGIELVIDNPAPEGEETLYNDINNDSEVGLNVSPDGVSKILEAATTGSPTLDEIMADWNARWTASQKKFGAIQ
- a CDS encoding carbohydrate ABC transporter permease translates to MAAHVVKWLQKGKVNRWLVILTFMFIPVFLLLVFTYIPFVKMMGFSFFDMKYIGKREYVGIQNYLDVFQRDDCFKALRLSFYYIGACFVQMSLALYFASVLSTNIRCGNLFKGFMFFPYLICGIAVGFIFKFFYTRGFVFDTVLSWFGFTQDQLPYWLKDTRINNISIAATSIWRYMGQNMVLFIGAIMSVDSTMYEAAAIDGADEWKKFRYIVFPSIKTVIVLNLILSITGSLSAFEPPYVITNGSFGTATYFVVMNKLAHENQKVGLASAMAVILLVIILAATLFQKLIFRYFFGEGEEESWREKRMRRKREMISRKEGA
- a CDS encoding carbohydrate ABC transporter permease, producing MAGAFVSVTPVVVCVITACKTEKEYASTNVMTLPENWLYGGNFIQAWNQANMATAFRNSLVILVFVLLGSVLTGSMLAYILNRFKFLGNGLIRNLFLFAAMLPGIAMQVSVYQLMYEFHLINTLTGYIILMMGTDVISIYIFIQFFENIPLSLDESAIMDGCTYFGVFFRVLMPLLKPAIITVMILKGVGTYNEYYMANLYLQDKNRLVTVATSLYKFTGPLGSQYNYICAGVIITLLPALFVFIFCQKQIYSGLTQGAVKG
- a CDS encoding glycoside hydrolase family 130 protein; this translates as MKLYTPKIKAMPWQEPAGTCTGAPIWRYTENPIIGRNPIDHVARIFNSAVIPYENSFIGVFRGEQNNGIPYIYLGRSNDGIHWEFEEEKITFVDEEGLEFMPRYAYDPRLVKVEDTYYIIWCQDFYGASIGMAKTQDFKTFVRLENPFLPFNRNAVLFPRKVNGNFMMLSRPSDSGHTPFGDIFLSESPDLVYWGKHRHVMGKGKEWWQSLKIGGGAAPIETNEGWLLFYHGVSGTCNGFVYSIGGAILDIDNPSVVKYRCENFLLTPETWYEERGFVPNVCFPCATICDPEDGRIAIYYGAADSYVALAFTRAEEIVTYIKEHSVLTEEDQEPGRR
- a CDS encoding glycosidase, yielding MLHPRYEVEKNRQEQLIGRRNEKTDWYNGILDRYKYPVLTRDHVPLTWRYDVNWNTNPYFMERLGINAVMNAGAIELNGMYYLIARVEGNDRKSFFAVAESKNGIDGFRFLEEPVTLPDTCPEETNVYDMRLTKHEDGWIYGVFCSESHDSTSSDLSRAVAQAGIVRTKDLKTWERLDNLKTLRSPQQRNVMLHPEFVEGCYGFYTRPMDDFIETGSGGGIGFGLCKDICHGVIDEEIITSRRRYHTITEAKNGAGAVPIKTPAGWIHIAHGVRNTAAGLRYVLYAFATDLKEPSKVIAEPSGLLLGPRGEERVGDVSNVVFTNGAIVRENGEVYLYYASSDTRIHVAVTTVEKLMDYVFSTPLDPLRSADCVRQRIALIHKNKELIRYE
- a CDS encoding electron transporter RnfD, which produces MNEKLFLKADHPFLQYCGRIGRDDKGRPEFIYPCSFVRLEFIGASVEVELENHSVYWDNYIGWILDGDQQKAKLPREGKTSLCLGKELGEGRHSLLLFKRQDSCHTISLEGFLLPEGGFLVEPEPLPKRRIEVYGDSVSAGEVSEATDYVGKADPVHQGEYSNSWYSYAWMTARKLHALIHNISQGGIALRNGTGWFEAPRPIGMEWVYDKVQYQPTIGRTSLWDFKAYQPHVVIIALGQNDSHPMDFMKEDYDGQKAMEWKAHYTCFIQKLRELYPQAYLILTTTILCHHHNWDRAIEEVWGTLKDDRVSHFLYKRNGCGTQGHIRIPESEEMAGELSEYINGLGEEIWRDESQV
- a CDS encoding phospho-sugar mutase, yielding MTYIDQYEYWCTSPLFSHEIKKELEAIRNKKEEIRNRFSKELEFGTGGIRGVMGAGTNRMNRYTVARVTQGLANYLKENGKWEKGVGIAYDSRHMSREFAEETARCLAGNQIPVYLFSRLTPTPLLSFSILSLSLAAGIVITASHNPPEYNGYKVYWDDGAQITYPKDEEIGRCITGIKDYGSIKRLSMEEAEEKGLLHWLGDELEDEYIKEMEEWVSSPKALLQAASKVNIVYTPLHGTGNLPVRRLLSHLGFTNVFTVEEQMEPDGDFKTVKTPNPEEESAFVLALKLAKKADADLVLATDPDGDRMGVYVRDDQTGKYCRLTGNMTGILICNYLLSRRKETGNLPLNGAVIKTIVTTQMARPLAEKYKMKLIEVLTGFKYIGEQIKFFEESEEFTYQFGFEESCGCLVETCVRDKDAISAVMVLCEAAAYYKTKGSSLWEELNQLYEEFGYYQECLESVTLKGEDGLAQMNKIMETFRIHSPVRAGGFKIIKKEDYETGEGISERFPKSNVLRFLLSEDAWFAIRPSGTEPKIKFYFGVKGKSFQDADEKLKRLKKDILTSI
- a CDS encoding SGNH/GDSL hydrolase family protein, with amino-acid sequence MTLRGIHLENPRDIIQAVKRVKEEKHGVLAFLGGSITQGSLATKPETCYAYLVYEWWKKTYPDASFTYINAGIGGTNSLFGAARVEEDVLSCNPDFLILDFSVNDDNTDFFMETYESLIVRILSHSKRPGVMALCNAFYEDGSSAFERHKKVLDHYSIPYVSVRETLYQDILDGKTAIKDITPDGLHPNDEGHKKIADLITMALEEIKGMEPVSSEETGQANIPVPLTPCSYQYASRIQNNITPFQCRGFLPDDSVKCGVTDVFKRGWISRRMGDRIVFETEGSCLLVQYRRTIKRPAPVAAAYVDGDRDHGVILDGNFDEEWGDCLALTTLLHHGKPGKHLVEIKILKGVEEEETLFYLVSIIQSGSELELNTPMDRHSPMQ